Proteins from a single region of Campylobacter sp. RM16704:
- a CDS encoding SelT/SelW/SelH family (seleno)protein has product MEVKIYYCNLUNYKPQAARVAEEIQNEFKDAQISTIEKGGGHFIVEVDGKIIYSKKDLFNCEVDRFPHEGEITKLMKQM; this is encoded by the coding sequence ATGGAAGTAAAAATTTATTATTGTAATCTTTGAAATTATAAACCACAAGCTGCAAGGGTTGCAGAAGAAATACAAAATGAATTCAAAGATGCACAAATTTCTACCATAGAAAAAGGTGGTGGTCATTTTATAGTAGAAGTAGATGGTAAGATCATTTACTCTAAAAAAGACTTATTTAACTGCGAAGTAGATAGATTTCCTCATGAGGGAGAAATTACCAAGCTTATGAAGCAAATGTAA
- the dnaE gene encoding DNA polymerase III subunit alpha — translation MSQFTHLHLHTEYSLLDGANKLKELAKTLKAQGATSVAMTDHGNMFGAIDFYKTMKAEGIKPIIGLEAYLHNHDDLSDKSSRQRFHLCLFAKNEIGYKNLMYLSSQSYIHGLYYYPRINKKILETHSEGLICSSACLQGEINWHLNTKNERNLKFGAKGYEGAKEAALWYKKVFGDDFYLEIMRHGIDDQKFIDDSIIKLAKELDIKIIATNDTHYTFKERAAAHEVFMCIAMGVKLDDPGRLRHEVHEFYVKTPEQMGELFADIPEAIENTQEIANKCNLELKLGDPTPPNFKFTKEYANKYNLNLVEDKEFSFDNDDIVFEYLCKKGLEERLQFIDKSKHQEYKDRLDLEIDIIKNMKFSGYMLIVHDFIAAAKEKDIPVGPGRGSAAGSLVSYCLKITDLDPIPYNLLFERFLNPERVSMPDIDVDFCQDRRGEVIDYVIDKYGAEKVAQVITFGKLLAKGVIRDVARVCDMSIPDADALAKLVPEELKITLEKAYEQEPKIAEFINSHPKGRQVWDFAKALEGLNRNAGMHAAGVVISNEALWNKAPLFRQSKNDERHLVTQYSKEYLEDVDLIKFDFLGLKTLTVIDNAIKLVKKRYGKDVIWEKIDMNDPKVYKTIQSGNTLGIFQIESGGMQSLNARLKPERFEDLIAVLALYRPGPLDSGMVDDFIDIKHGRKAATYAFEDLKPILENTYGVIVYQEQVMQIVQKIGGFSLGGADNVRRAMGKKKREILDNLKAEYLEGAKKQGYDEKKADDLFELILKFAEYGFNKSHSAAYALITFQTAYLKTYYPSEFMAALLTSEESNVDKVAKYIEEMKRMNIKLLPPSINKAQREFSATKLEDGSEAIIYGLGAIKSVGIPAIENIMAIRKEEGFSDFDDFISSIDPTKINKKTIENLAKSGAFDEFGYTRKCLVDNLELISETSRKIAEVKRNSTASLFGEEEIAADIKVGLHDSKIEFEIMEKLGYEKEILGIYVSGHPLDKFASQIEGIEYFKSMDFETLKGEGEILVVGKIEDFKSMMSKSGKRYAKAVVLDFYSSFDMIVFEAQVEKVEALFKESKDEAFAFLLRYKNNDNDLSFSLNEIYTIEEAKENELKSFSKRKSFAKKENKEEFTQEPMKFEENIIELDINKLSKDMVYEIYDLANTRHNPKDFNNKKLVLKVVDMGSCLLYHTNFVLSQEAMDTIAQKCKG, via the coding sequence ATGAGCCAATTTACACATTTACATTTACATACTGAATATTCTTTACTTGATGGAGCAAACAAGCTTAAAGAGCTTGCTAAAACTTTAAAAGCACAAGGTGCAACCAGTGTTGCTATGACTGATCATGGAAATATGTTTGGTGCAATTGATTTTTATAAAACAATGAAGGCTGAAGGGATTAAGCCTATTATAGGGCTTGAAGCGTATTTACATAATCACGATGATTTAAGTGATAAAAGCTCAAGACAGCGTTTTCATCTTTGCTTATTTGCTAAAAATGAAATTGGCTATAAAAATTTAATGTATTTAAGTTCTCAAAGTTATATTCATGGCTTATATTATTACCCAAGAATCAACAAAAAGATTTTAGAAACACATAGTGAAGGTTTGATTTGTTCTTCTGCTTGTTTGCAAGGTGAGATTAATTGGCATTTAAATACCAAAAACGAGAGAAATTTAAAATTTGGTGCAAAAGGTTATGAAGGTGCAAAAGAGGCTGCACTTTGGTATAAAAAGGTTTTTGGAGATGATTTTTATCTTGAGATTATGCGACATGGCATCGATGATCAAAAATTTATTGACGATTCTATCATTAAGCTCGCCAAAGAACTTGATATAAAAATCATTGCAACTAATGATACACACTATACTTTTAAAGAAAGAGCAGCTGCACATGAAGTATTTATGTGTATAGCTATGGGAGTTAAGCTTGATGATCCAGGGCGTTTAAGACATGAAGTGCATGAATTTTATGTAAAAACGCCAGAGCAAATGGGTGAGCTTTTTGCAGATATTCCTGAAGCTATTGAAAATACTCAAGAAATAGCTAACAAATGTAATCTAGAATTAAAATTAGGTGATCCTACTCCACCAAATTTTAAATTTACAAAAGAATACGCTAATAAATATAATTTAAATTTGGTCGAAGATAAGGAATTTAGTTTTGACAATGATGATATAGTCTTTGAATATCTTTGTAAAAAAGGCTTAGAAGAAAGACTTCAATTTATCGATAAAAGCAAACATCAAGAGTATAAAGATAGACTTGATTTAGAAATTGATATCATAAAAAATATGAAATTTTCAGGTTATATGCTTATTGTTCATGATTTTATCGCAGCAGCTAAAGAAAAAGACATACCAGTTGGTCCAGGTCGTGGGAGTGCAGCAGGAAGTTTGGTTTCATATTGTTTAAAAATTACGGATTTAGATCCTATACCTTATAATCTTCTTTTTGAGAGATTTTTAAATCCAGAGCGTGTGTCAATGCCAGATATTGACGTGGATTTTTGCCAAGATAGAAGAGGGGAAGTGATCGATTATGTTATTGATAAATATGGAGCTGAAAAAGTTGCACAAGTGATTACCTTTGGTAAGCTTTTAGCAAAAGGAGTGATTCGAGATGTAGCTAGGGTTTGTGATATGAGCATACCTGATGCTGATGCTTTGGCGAAATTAGTCCCTGAAGAGCTAAAAATCACTCTAGAAAAAGCTTATGAGCAAGAGCCAAAAATAGCTGAATTTATAAATTCTCATCCAAAAGGGCGTCAAGTTTGGGATTTTGCTAAGGCACTAGAGGGTTTAAATAGAAATGCAGGTATGCATGCAGCAGGAGTTGTGATATCTAATGAAGCTTTGTGGAATAAAGCTCCACTTTTTCGACAAAGTAAAAATGATGAGCGTCATTTAGTAACGCAGTATTCTAAAGAATATCTTGAAGATGTGGATTTAATCAAATTTGACTTTTTGGGTTTAAAAACTCTTACGGTGATTGATAATGCGATTAAGCTAGTTAAAAAGCGTTATGGTAAAGATGTAATTTGGGAAAAGATTGATATGAATGATCCTAAGGTTTATAAAACCATACAAAGTGGTAATACCTTGGGTATTTTTCAAATAGAATCAGGCGGTATGCAAAGTTTGAATGCTAGGTTAAAACCTGAAAGATTTGAGGATTTAATTGCAGTTTTAGCTTTATATAGACCAGGTCCACTTGATAGCGGAATGGTGGATGATTTTATCGATATTAAGCACGGTAGAAAGGCTGCTACTTATGCATTTGAGGATTTAAAACCTATACTTGAAAACACTTATGGGGTTATAGTTTATCAAGAACAAGTTATGCAAATAGTGCAAAAAATCGGTGGTTTTTCTTTGGGTGGTGCTGATAATGTGCGTCGTGCTATGGGTAAGAAAAAAAGAGAAATTTTGGATAATCTTAAAGCAGAATATCTAGAAGGCGCTAAAAAACAAGGCTATGATGAGAAAAAGGCTGATGATTTATTTGAGCTTATTTTAAAATTTGCTGAATATGGTTTTAACAAATCTCACTCAGCTGCTTACGCACTTATAACCTTTCAAACAGCGTATTTGAAGACTTATTATCCAAGTGAGTTTATGGCTGCACTTTTAACAAGCGAAGAAAGTAATGTAGATAAAGTCGCAAAATACATTGAAGAAATGAAAAGAATGAATATCAAGCTTTTACCACCAAGTATTAATAAAGCTCAAAGAGAATTTAGTGCAACTAAACTTGAAGATGGTTCTGAAGCTATTATTTATGGGCTTGGAGCAATTAAGAGCGTAGGGATCCCTGCTATAGAAAATATCATGGCAATTCGTAAAGAAGAGGGCTTTAGTGATTTTGATGATTTTATAAGCTCGATTGATCCTACTAAAATTAATAAAAAAACTATTGAAAACCTAGCAAAATCAGGTGCTTTTGATGAATTTGGTTATACTAGAAAATGCTTAGTAGATAATCTTGAGCTTATTTCAGAAACAAGTAGAAAAATAGCCGAAGTTAAAAGAAACTCCACTGCTTCTCTTTTTGGAGAAGAAGAAATAGCAGCAGATATCAAAGTAGGGCTTCATGATAGTAAAATAGAATTTGAAATAATGGAAAAACTAGGCTATGAAAAAGAAATTTTAGGAATTTATGTATCAGGCCATCCTTTAGATAAATTTGCAAGTCAAATAGAAGGTATAGAGTATTTTAAAAGTATGGATTTTGAAACACTCAAAGGCGAGGGTGAAATTTTAGTTGTAGGAAAGATTGAAGATTTTAAATCGATGATGAGTAAAAGCGGTAAAAGATATGCTAAGGCTGTAGTTTTAGACTTTTATTCTTCTTTTGATATGATAGTCTTTGAAGCCCAAGTAGAAAAGGTAGAAGCACTTTTTAAAGAAAGCAAAGATGAAGCTTTTGCCTTTTTATTAAGATATAAAAACAATGATAATGACTTAAGCTTTAGTTTAAATGAAATTTATACCATAGAAGAAGCAAAAGAAAATGAGCTAAAATCTTTTAGTAAAAGAAAAAGCTTTGCAAAAAAAGAAAATAAAGAAGAATTCACGCAAGAACCTATGAAATTTGAAGAAAATATCATAGAGCTTGATATTAACAAGCTTAGCAAAGATATGGTGTATGAAATTTATGATCTAGCTAATACAAGGCATAATCCAAAAGATTTTAATAATAAAAAACTCGTATTAAAAGTAGTGGATATGGGGAGTTGCTTACTTTATCATACGAATTTTGTGCTTTCACAAGAAGCCATGGATACAATAGCTCAAAAATGTAAAGGTTAA
- a CDS encoding type II toxin-antitoxin system HicA family toxin encodes MSNKDKLIKELKNNPKNIRFEILKKLLEDFGYECFNKGGSHYQFRKQGCDLITIPFKRPIKAIYVKMVLKAIEESKE; translated from the coding sequence ATGAGCAATAAAGATAAGTTAATAAAAGAATTAAAAAACAATCCTAAAAATATTCGCTTTGAAATTCTTAAAAAGCTACTAGAGGATTTCGGTTATGAATGTTTTAATAAAGGAGGATCACACTATCAATTTAGAAAACAAGGGTGTGATTTAATTACTATACCATTTAAACGACCTATAAAGGCAATATATGTAAAAATGGTATTAAAAGCAATCGAGGAGAGTAAAGAATGA
- a CDS encoding HepT-like ribonuclease domain-containing protein, which yields MSNEIRLENIKRLQKVADEINLIYQQIKDENVLKTLHDENTQRFIFVSLIKISESFKKIKESADDEILSLFDKKDLKRINDTRNFAAHDNEEIRLSAVANVIKYDLFRVKRNINIYIGKLENQKQEVEIMENVVRKKGLSLNAKIITALLVAIVLALSLLLSMVDIPKNIKIDNGLIIFIAGSVALLFLIYFFRERINSTNIDDISNFKNKIIVCFVVLVNIVPIISYIVYISSTKLSNSQFIFSLICFFVVFGSISIFSLLFLNTKKIISLSPAKREEDYNNDDFTDISYSFLPYNIHHND from the coding sequence ATGTCAAATGAAATAAGATTAGAGAACATAAAAAGATTACAAAAAGTTGCAGATGAGATTAATTTAATCTATCAACAAATCAAAGATGAGAATGTATTAAAAACATTACACGATGAAAATACACAAAGATTTATTTTTGTTTCTCTAATTAAAATCAGTGAAAGCTTTAAAAAAATAAAAGAAAGTGCTGATGATGAAATCTTATCTTTATTTGACAAAAAAGATTTAAAAAGAATAAATGATACTAGAAATTTCGCAGCTCACGATAATGAGGAAATTAGATTAAGTGCTGTTGCTAATGTAATTAAGTATGATTTATTTAGAGTTAAAAGAAATATAAATATATATATAGGAAAATTAGAAAATCAAAAACAAGAGGTTGAGATTATGGAAAATGTGGTAAGGAAAAAAGGTTTAAGTTTAAATGCAAAGATAATTACAGCATTATTAGTTGCTATTGTTTTAGCTTTGTCTTTGTTGTTGAGTATGGTAGATATTCCAAAAAATATAAAAATAGACAATGGGCTTATAATATTTATAGCTGGAAGTGTAGCATTATTATTTCTAATTTATTTTTTTAGAGAGCGTATTAATTCAACAAACATAGATGATATTTCTAACTTTAAAAATAAAATAATTGTTTGTTTTGTTGTTTTAGTTAATATAGTCCCTATTATATCTTATATTGTTTATATTAGTAGCACCAAGCTGTCAAATTCTCAGTTCATATTTTCATTAATTTGTTTTTTTGTAGTTTTTGGATCAATCTCTATATTTAGTTTGTTATTTTTAAATACAAAAAAGATTATTTCTTTATCGCCTGCAAAAAGAGAAGAAGACTATAATAATGATGATTTTACTGATATTTCTTATAGTTTTCTACCTTATAATATTCATCACAATGATTAA
- a CDS encoding RNA pyrophosphohydrolase produces the protein MEKEKKYRPNVAAIVLSSTYPFECKFLLAKRNDMEDIWQFPQGGIDKNEDAKSALFRELKEEIGTDKIEILAEYPEWISYDFPAKVAQKMYPYDGQNQKYFLVKLKSKAIINLNTKNPEFNAFKFVSLDEVYELINHFKKPIYVKVLKHFKERGYI, from the coding sequence ATGGAAAAAGAAAAAAAATACAGACCAAATGTAGCTGCTATTGTATTATCATCAACTTATCCTTTCGAATGTAAATTTTTACTTGCTAAACGCAATGATATGGAAGATATATGGCAGTTTCCTCAAGGTGGTATTGATAAGAATGAAGATGCCAAAAGTGCGTTGTTTAGAGAGTTAAAAGAAGAAATAGGTACTGATAAGATTGAAATTTTAGCTGAATATCCTGAGTGGATTAGCTATGATTTTCCAGCTAAAGTAGCTCAAAAGATGTATCCTTATGATGGACAAAATCAAAAATATTTTTTGGTAAAACTAAAAAGTAAAGCAATTATAAACCTTAACACAAAAAATCCTGAATTTAATGCTTTTAAATTTGTATCTTTAGATGAAGTTTATGAATTGATAAATCATTTTAAAAAACCTATATATGTTAAGGTTTTAAAACACTTTAAAGAAAGGGGGTATATTTAA
- a CDS encoding agmatine deiminase, with protein MRKSIAEWEKQELLLLSLPHKNSDWKPYLEEIMQSYEEFIKAVANFQKVLLIAPSEKDFQRFEHIKNVDFFKCDTNDTWIRDFGAIDVRKGDKLIGLDFTFNAWGDKFQSDLDNAVNSKLFAQKLSGKLEKIDFILEGGSIDFNGQGVMLTTSACLLNENRNSHLSKDQIEAKLKEVFGLKQIIWLNHGYIKGDDTDHHIDTLARFVNEKTIAYCVCKDENDEHYKPLKAMEDELKKIGFDLLELPLPKPLYFEGKRLGATYANFVFVNDGLIVPTYNDENDVLILENLQKICKDRKVVGVDARVFLRQNGSLHCSCQNRFKGQR; from the coding sequence ATGAGAAAAAGTATAGCAGAATGGGAAAAGCAAGAACTACTTTTACTTTCCTTACCTCATAAAAATAGTGATTGGAAGCCTTATTTAGAAGAAATTATGCAAAGCTATGAAGAATTTATTAAAGCTGTGGCAAATTTTCAAAAAGTTTTGCTTATAGCACCAAGTGAAAAAGACTTTCAAAGATTTGAGCATATAAAAAACGTTGATTTTTTCAAGTGTGATACTAATGATACTTGGATTAGAGATTTTGGAGCAATCGATGTGCGTAAAGGTGATAAACTCATAGGACTTGATTTTACTTTTAATGCTTGGGGAGATAAATTCCAAAGTGATTTAGACAATGCAGTAAATTCAAAGCTTTTTGCGCAAAAATTATCTGGAAAATTAGAAAAAATTGATTTTATCTTAGAAGGTGGGAGTATTGATTTTAACGGACAAGGAGTAATGCTTACAACGAGTGCTTGTTTATTAAATGAAAATAGAAATTCGCATTTAAGTAAAGATCAAATTGAAGCTAAGTTAAAAGAAGTTTTTGGCTTAAAACAAATTATATGGTTAAATCATGGTTATATAAAAGGCGATGATACTGATCATCATATAGACACTTTAGCAAGATTTGTAAATGAAAAAACCATTGCTTATTGCGTGTGTAAAGATGAAAACGATGAACATTATAAACCTTTAAAAGCTATGGAGGATGAACTTAAAAAAATAGGGTTTGATCTTTTAGAGCTTCCTTTACCTAAGCCTTTGTATTTTGAAGGAAAAAGACTTGGTGCTACTTATGCAAATTTTGTTTTTGTTAATGATGGCTTGATAGTGCCAACTTATAATGATGAAAACGATGTTTTGATTTTAGAAAATTTACAAAAGATCTGCAAAGATAGAAAAGTAGTAGGTGTTGATGCTAGAGTATTTTTAAGACAAAATGGCTCTTTACATTGTTCTTGTCAAAATCGCTTTAAAGGTCAAAGATGA
- a CDS encoding HicB family protein, protein MKNLEYYLNLPYEIIIKKLSDEDGGGYFARYKDFPYIMGDGDTQIQALEDAKEAFKCAISLMLEKGDYIKEPLNEESKVRINITLPKSLVEAIDQVSNNRSKFLADVAFRALR, encoded by the coding sequence ATGAAAAATTTAGAATACTACTTGAATTTACCTTATGAAATCATCATTAAAAAATTAAGTGATGAAGATGGGGGAGGATATTTTGCTCGGTACAAAGATTTTCCTTATATCATGGGAGATGGTGATACACAAATACAAGCTTTAGAAGATGCAAAAGAAGCTTTCAAATGTGCTATTTCTTTAATGCTCGAAAAGGGAGATTATATTAAAGAACCACTTAATGAAGAATCAAAAGTTAGAATTAATATCACATTACCAAAAAGTCTAGTAGAAGCAATAGATCAAGTAAGCAACAATAGAAGTAAATTTTTAGCTGATGTAGCTTTTAGAGCTTTAAGATAA
- the hemW gene encoding radical SAM family heme chaperone HemW: MHLYIHIPFCESKCFYCSFTSLKKKDFEIHYLHALIQDIKHQIDFFKIDKNSIKTIFIGGGTPSLMEANFYEKIFVFLQNYLQKNSEISIEANPNSSNFSWLKEMKNLGFNRISFGSQSFHEKKLQFLGRIHDKKSIFTSIENAKKAGFENINLDLIYDTKLDDKKMLDYEISNLALLDINHVSAYNLTIEEKTKFAKKYHYKKNAPNLAKYFIKAIENLGYKQYEISNFGQICKHNLAYWQGKDYIGCGLSAVGFLKNQRFYTKKNLKDYVANPYFREIEKLNLQDLHLEHIFLGLRSIIGINEKKLEPLEKEKAFFLSKKGKLVYKNGTFYNTNYLLSDELALYICT; this comes from the coding sequence ATGCATTTATATATACATATTCCATTTTGTGAAAGCAAATGTTTTTATTGTTCTTTTACTTCGCTTAAAAAAAAAGATTTTGAAATACACTATTTACATGCATTAATACAAGATATAAAACACCAAATAGATTTTTTCAAAATAGACAAAAATTCAATAAAAACTATATTTATAGGTGGTGGAACTCCTAGTTTAATGGAAGCAAATTTTTATGAAAAAATATTTGTTTTTTTACAGAACTATTTGCAAAAAAATAGCGAAATAAGCATAGAAGCCAATCCAAATTCAAGTAATTTTTCATGGCTTAAAGAAATGAAAAATTTAGGTTTTAACCGCATTTCTTTTGGCTCACAAAGTTTTCATGAAAAAAAACTTCAATTTCTAGGACGCATTCATGATAAAAAAAGTATTTTCACTAGTATAGAAAATGCAAAGAAAGCAGGATTTGAAAATATAAATTTAGATTTAATTTATGACACAAAACTTGATGATAAAAAAATGCTTGATTATGAAATTTCAAATTTAGCTTTATTAGATATCAATCACGTAAGTGCTTATAATTTAACCATAGAAGAAAAAACAAAATTTGCTAAAAAATACCATTATAAAAAAAATGCACCTAATCTTGCAAAATACTTTATAAAAGCCATTGAAAATCTTGGATATAAACAATATGAAATTAGTAATTTTGGTCAAATTTGCAAACACAATCTTGCTTATTGGCAGGGGAAAGACTATATAGGTTGTGGTTTAAGTGCAGTGGGATTTTTAAAAAATCAAAGATTTTATACCAAAAAAAATTTGAAAGATTATGTAGCAAATCCTTACTTTAGAGAGATAGAAAAATTAAATTTACAAGATTTGCATTTAGAGCATATTTTTTTAGGACTTAGAAGTATTATAGGTATAAATGAAAAAAAATTAGAACCTTTAGAAAAAGAAAAAGCATTTTTCCTTAGCAAAAAAGGGAAATTAGTTTATAAAAATGGAACTTTTTACAATACTAATTACCTTTTAAGCGATGAATTGGCTTTATACATTTGTACTTAA
- a CDS encoding N-carbamoylputrescine amidohydrolase (class 11 nitrilase) → MKLALIQQEFKQNKEKTIEKTCELIKQAVSGKAELICLQELHQTQYFCQSENTNFFDLANSWEDDIKFWSNVAKENGIVLVTSLFEKRSAGLYHNTSVVFEKDGKIAGKYRKMHIPDDPCFYEKFYFTPGDLGFEPIQTSVGKLGVLICWDQWYPEAARLMALKGAQILIYPTAIGWFDKDEKEEKQRQLEAWVGVQRGHAIANGLPVVAINRVGFERDESGVEEGIRFWGNSFVFGAQGEELFRADDKQELCEIVEINMQRCENVRRWWPFLRDRRIEYFHELSKRFID, encoded by the coding sequence ATGAAATTAGCTCTCATTCAGCAAGAATTTAAGCAAAATAAAGAAAAAACTATAGAAAAAACATGCGAACTTATCAAACAAGCAGTAAGTGGTAAAGCAGAACTTATATGTTTACAAGAGCTTCATCAAACCCAGTATTTTTGTCAAAGTGAAAATACAAATTTTTTTGATTTGGCAAATAGTTGGGAAGATGACATTAAGTTTTGGTCTAATGTAGCTAAAGAAAATGGGATAGTTTTAGTTACTTCTTTGTTTGAAAAAAGAAGTGCAGGACTTTATCACAATACTAGTGTCGTATTTGAAAAAGATGGAAAAATAGCAGGTAAATATCGTAAAATGCATATTCCTGATGATCCTTGTTTTTATGAAAAATTTTATTTTACTCCAGGTGATTTGGGTTTTGAACCTATACAAACAAGTGTTGGAAAACTTGGAGTTTTAATATGCTGGGATCAATGGTATCCTGAAGCTGCTAGGTTAATGGCTTTAAAAGGGGCTCAAATTTTGATTTACCCTACTGCTATTGGTTGGTTTGATAAAGATGAAAAAGAAGAAAAACAAAGACAACTTGAAGCTTGGGTTGGTGTGCAAAGAGGCCATGCTATAGCTAATGGCTTACCTGTAGTAGCTATTAATAGAGTGGGTTTTGAAAGAGATGAAAGTGGAGTAGAAGAAGGCATAAGATTTTGGGGAAATTCTTTTGTTTTTGGGGCTCAAGGTGAAGAACTTTTTAGGGCTGATGATAAACAAGAACTTTGCGAGATTGTTGAAATAAATATGCAAAGATGTGAAAATGTACGCAGATGGTGGCCGTTTTTACGTGATAGACGCATAGAATATTTTCATGAGTTAAGTAAAAGATTTATTGATTAA
- a CDS encoding cation diffusion facilitator family transporter produces MNLQKSATIIASVCAIFLAIVKFIVGLTSGSVAVLSSAIDSLLDCVISGLNFLALKKSSQGSSKEYNFGLSKIEALMGFFEGLVISGIGVYIFYVSVLKIHNQESVEKLDLGIFVMIFAMIVTLCLVFFLNYVAKKTKSLIIQADSLHYKIDFLTNALTLLALIIIVFTNYHFIDGLFGIAISLYTIFSAFKIIKESSKILLDVAIEKEKVEIIKEIINANKEIKSFHHLKTRKSPDMFYVSVHLVFKPTISLLKAHEISDEIEDAIRDYFKDDFWSIHIHLDPYDDSEEERNKNEISSHSARI; encoded by the coding sequence ATGAATTTGCAAAAAAGTGCAACTATAATAGCAAGTGTTTGTGCTATTTTTTTAGCCATTGTTAAATTTATAGTAGGTTTAACTTCAGGTTCTGTTGCGGTGCTTTCTAGTGCTATTGATTCTTTACTTGATTGTGTGATTTCGGGGTTAAATTTTTTAGCTTTAAAAAAAAGCTCTCAGGGCTCTAGTAAAGAATATAACTTTGGCCTTAGTAAAATCGAAGCTTTAATGGGTTTTTTTGAAGGACTTGTTATTAGCGGGATCGGGGTTTATATTTTTTATGTGAGTGTTTTAAAAATTCACAATCAAGAAAGTGTAGAGAAACTTGATCTTGGAATTTTTGTCATGATTTTTGCTATGATAGTAACCCTATGTTTAGTATTTTTTTTAAACTATGTTGCTAAAAAAACTAAAAGTTTAATTATACAAGCTGATAGTTTGCATTATAAAATAGACTTTTTAACTAATGCCTTAACTCTTTTAGCACTTATTATTATTGTTTTTACAAATTATCATTTCATTGATGGCCTGTTTGGTATAGCTATAAGTTTATATACGATTTTTTCAGCTTTTAAAATTATCAAGGAAAGCTCTAAAATACTACTTGATGTCGCTATAGAAAAGGAAAAAGTAGAGATCATTAAAGAAATTATCAACGCAAATAAAGAAATAAAAAGCTTTCATCATTTAAAAACTAGAAAAAGCCCTGATATGTTTTATGTTAGTGTGCATTTAGTTTTTAAACCTACAATATCACTTTTAAAAGCACATGAAATTAGTGATGAAATTGAAGATGCTATTAGGGATTATTTTAAAGATGATTTTTGGAGTATTCATATACATCTAGATCCATATGATGATTCAGAAGAAGAAAGGAATAAGAATGAAATTAGCTCTCATTCAGCAAGAATTTAA
- a CDS encoding 4-methyl-5(beta-hydroxyethyl)-thiazole monophosphate synthesis protein produces the protein MKKVLVPLAKGFEEAEFIGIADVLKRAGEISGNLEVIVASLDDELLVQGANGICIKADVSLASVDQENLDAIALAGGFEGMMNLKNNQAIIKIIQDLYAKKKIVAAICASPMVLAKAGVISGEFSCYPGCEVGIEGVRVNKAVVVNENIITAAGPATAILFGLELVKHLCSEEVYIKLYDGMLVPLTK, from the coding sequence ATGAAAAAAGTTTTAGTGCCTTTGGCAAAAGGGTTTGAAGAGGCTGAATTTATAGGTATAGCTGATGTTTTAAAAAGAGCAGGAGAGATTAGTGGAAATTTAGAAGTAATTGTTGCTTCACTAGATGATGAGCTTTTGGTGCAAGGTGCTAATGGAATTTGCATTAAAGCTGATGTGAGTTTAGCTAGCGTTGATCAAGAAAATTTAGATGCAATTGCCCTTGCAGGTGGTTTTGAAGGTATGATGAATTTAAAAAACAATCAGGCTATCATAAAAATCATACAAGATTTATACGCAAAGAAAAAAATTGTAGCTGCTATTTGTGCTTCGCCTATGGTATTAGCAAAAGCAGGGGTGATTAGTGGAGAGTTTTCTTGCTATCCTGGTTGTGAAGTGGGTATTGAAGGTGTAAGAGTTAATAAAGCAGTTGTGGTAAATGAAAATATCATCACAGCGGCTGGACCTGCTACAGCTATTTTGTTTGGCTTAGAGCTTGTTAAGCATTTGTGCTCAGAAGAAGTTTATATAAAACTTTATGATGGAATGCTTGTTCCTTTGACAAAATAA